The following coding sequences lie in one Musa acuminata AAA Group cultivar baxijiao chromosome BXJ1-8, Cavendish_Baxijiao_AAA, whole genome shotgun sequence genomic window:
- the LOC103993205 gene encoding DNA-directed RNA polymerase IV subunit 1 isoform X3, with amino-acid sequence MDVDLIMEQAIPSGRLSGIIFDLMTDADIEKICNVNIVEANEVTSAKLGLPNASSQCATCGSRNIRDCDGHSGFVKLPKTIYHPFFVTEVVHILNQICPGCKTVKKDLKMKGSVILEASEKAIGEGIYILEAFGKNLTVLQRRLLKLCRSKLLLPTRSILARNTKVRFINLKKILKTRKNWVSKDSQVSCKYCARKANGWYPPVKFKISSKDILGRRSLSIIAEVNEKLPKKFHSQSLSEVLPEDYWNFIPKVSLLQGAKPSKIDLTPHQVFCLLSELDPEFIQQFVSRRELLFLSYLPITPNCQRVVETSHVFADGPKLSFDERTRAYKRLADVSKKIGEFRHHQQFGPLATSYTMSRVLDCFNASKLHASSSSRGDSTSGIRWLKDVVLSKRTDNVFRMTMVGDPKIKLQEIGIPFDISESLIVAEQVNSYNLEKLNMSCNLHLLRKEGLNTRSKGQLTSLHKTNQLQVGDIVSRPLENGDIILVNRPPSVHQHSLIALSVMILPIQSVISINPLCCAPLLGDFDGDCLHGYVPQSIGCRVELQELLSLDHQLFNAQDGRSLVSLTHDSLTAAYLLTANREFLNKVDMQQLAMLCPFPMPPPAVVKTPNFQIPLWTGEQLFSMLLPPTMDFGVNSRNMISKGEVMASLGGSFWLQNTTTGLFTTMFKHYGRKALDYLCCSQELLCEYLTLRGLSVSLGDVYLSSDSYSRRKMMDEIYFGLEEAEDACQVMQLMLEPEMEILRNQNKDEDTLDCISQYKIASERTCVSQVSIAAFKNVYHDLLSQIYQFINKDNSMLEMIDAGSKGSLVKLIQQGACLGLQLFAHPLPFTVPSKLNCCMWNNLKALDGGISDAAKSSCGQSSYAVIGASFLDGLNPLECFVHAICGRANLFTENAELPGTLTRKLMFYMRDLYLAYDGTVRSAYGQQIVEFSYSILEDSTEGGESCVAYDGKDAEYTGLGGEPVGSWAACSISEAAYGSLEFPMNSLEYSPLMKLKMVLDCCKSNASTNHTALLFLSKRLHGWRYGCEYGALEVKNHLERVCFFNLIITVMILYDGHDVQGTNFSPWIMHFHVSKDKMLRRRLNVQLVKNELIKHYNCMRERMNPMLPRLCFVSKNCSSAYKWKEHDDSFCMSVAAETSESLIQLDTIRDMVIPLLLETPIKGFWASEKVEILCESLPGSGSELFLRVTMSKKCLPGSFWSNLQDACIPIMDLIDWQRSHPDNVYNISGTYGIDAAWKYFVKSLKSVTADIGRDIHKRHLFMAADCLSVTGEFHGLSTKGLRQQRNDMSISSPFAQACLSWLGVRRLQVELVDLLKLFTQERFIT; translated from the exons ATGGATGTGGACCTGATTATGGAGCAGGCAATTCCTTCAGGACGTTTAAGTGGCATTATCTTTGACTTGATGACTGATGCTGATATA GAAAAAATCTGTAATGTTAACATTGTAGAGGCTAATGAAGTGACTAGTGCTAAGTTAGGCTTGCCAAATGCATCTTCACAGTGTGCAACATGTGGATCCAGAAACATCAGAGATTGTGATG GTCATTCTGGGTTTGTTAAATTGCCAAAAACAATTTATCACCCTTTCTTTGTCACCGAAGTTGTTCATATTTTGAATCAAATCTGCCCTGGATGCAAGACTGTTAAAAAGGATCTAAAGATGAAG GGTTCCGTTATCCTAGAGGCTAGTGAGAAAGCCATTGGAGAAGGTATTTACATTCTAGAGGCTTTTGGAAAGAACCTTACTGTTCTTCAGAGAAGGTTGCTGAAATTGTGCCGATCAAAGCTGTTGCTTCCTACTCGGAGTATTCTGGCTCGTAACACAAAAGTTCGTTTCATTAACTTGAAGAAAATTTTGAAGACCAGAAAG AATTGGGTGTCAAAAGATTCTCAAGTGAGTTGCAAGTACTGTGCT AGGAAAGCAAATGGGTGGTACCCCCCAGTGAAGTTTAAGATCTCATCAAAAGACATTCTAGGTAGGAGAAGCCTTTCAATAATAGCAGAAGTTAATGAAAAGTTGCCAAAGAAGTTTCACAGTCAGAGTCTTAGTGAAGTACTTCCTGAAGATTATTGGAACTTTATACCAAAAGTTTCACTGCTGCAAGGAGCTAAGCCAAGCAAGATTGATCTGACACCACATCAG GTATTTTGCTTGTTAAGTGAGCTTGATCCGGAATTTATTCAGCAGTTTGTTTCAAGGCGTGAGCTACTGTTTCTTTCTTATCTTCCAATTACTCCTAATTGTCAACGAGTGGTGGAGACATCACATGTTTTTGCTGATGGtccaaaattatctttt GATGAACGCACGAGGGCTTATAAAAGGTTAGCAGATGTAAGTAAGAAAATTGGTGAGTTCAGGCATCATCAGCAGTTTGGTCCTCTTGCAACCTCTTATACCATGAGCCGGGTTCTTGACTGCTTTAATGCTTCTAAG CTACATGCTTCTAGTTCTTCAAGGGGAGATTCTACTTCTGGAATAAGATGGCTGAAAGATGTGGTTTTAAGCAAAAGAACAGATAATGTATTCCGCATGACTATGGTTGGTGATCCAAAGATCAAGTTGCAGGAAATTGGTATTCCGTTTGATATATCTGAAAGTTTGATTGTTGCTGAACAAGTTAATTCATACAATTTAGAAAAGTTGAACATGAGTTGCAATCTTCATCTGCTCAGAAAGGAAGGACTTAATACTAGAAGCAAAGGGCAATTAACTTCACTTCATAAAACCAATCAACTTCAAGTTGGTGATATAGTGTCTAGACCTTTGGAGAATGGGGACATTATATTAGTTAACAGGCCTCCATCTGTGCATCAACATTCTCTTATTGCTTTGTCTGTGATGATCCTTCCTATTCAGTCAGTCATTTCAATTAACCCATTATGCTGTGCTCCACTATTAGGTGATTTTGATGGAGACTGTTTACATGGGTATGTGCCACAATCCATTGGCTGTAGAGTAGAGCTTCAAGAGCTGCTTAGTTTAGACCACCAGTTATTTAATGCACAGGATGGTAGAAGCTTAGTTTCACTGACACATGATAGCTTAACTGCTGCATATTTGCTAACAGCAAATCGGGAATTTTTGAACAAAGTTGATATGCAACAGTTAGCTATGCTGTGTCCTTTTCCAATGCCGCCACCTGCAGTTGTTAAGACTCCTAATTTTCAGATTCCTTTATGGACTGGAGAACAACTATTTAGCATGCTTCTTCCTCCAACCATGGATTTTGGTGTAAATTCAAGAAATATGATAAGTAAGGGTGAAGTTATGGCCTCTCTTGGAGGATCTTTTTGGCTACAGAATACTACTACTGGTTTGTTTACTACCATGTTCAAACATTATGGCAGGAAGGCTCTTGATTATCTCTGTTGTTCTCAGGAACTTCTTTGTGAATATTTAACATTGAGAGGTTTAAGTGTTTCCTTAGGTGATGTTTACCTCTCATCAGATTCATATTCCCGACGGAAAATGATGGATGAAATATATTTTGGATTGGAAGAAGCTGAGGATGCCTGCCAGGTTATGCAGCTGATGTTGGAACCTGAGATGGAGATCTTGAGGAATCAGAATAAAGATGAAGATACATTAGATTGTATTAGTCAATACAAGATTGCTTCAGAAAGAACATGTGTAAGCCAGGTTTCTATTGCTGCTTTTAAGAATGTTTACCATGATCTTTTAAGTCAAATATATCAGTTTATTAACAAGGATAATTCAATGTTGGAAATGATTGATGCGGGTAGCAAAGGTAGCTTGGTAAAACTAATTCAACAGGGTGCATGTCTGGGTCTTCAACTGTTTGCACATCCACTGCCTTTTACGGTGCCTAGCAAACTTAATTGCTGTATGTGGAACAATCTGAAGGCATTGGATGGTGGAATATCTGATGCCGCAAAAAGTTCGTGTGGGCAAAGCTCCTATGCTGTTATTGGTGCTTCTTTTCTTGATGGTTTAAATCCATTGGAATGTTTTGTCCATGCAATATGTGGCCGTGCTAATCTCTTCACTGAAAATGCTGAACTTCCTGGAACTTTGACAAGAAAGCTTATGTTTTACATGCGTGATCTATATCTTGCTTATGATGGAACGGTTAGAAGTGCTTATGGTCAACAAATTGTGGAGTTTTCTTATAGCATATTGGAGGATTCAACTGAAGGTGGGGAatcatgtgttgcatatgatggaAAGGATGCTGAATATACTGGATTAGGTGGTGAACCTGTTGGTTCTTGGGCTGCTTGTTCGATTTCAGAAGCAGCATATGGATCTCTCGAGTTTCCAATGAATAGTTTGGAATATTCTCCGCTTATGAAATTAAAG ATGGTGTTGGACTGTTGTAAGTCTAATGCATCTACAAATCACACTGCCTTACTTTTTCTTTCAAAGCGACTGCATGGTTGGAGATACGGTTGCGAGTATGGAGCCTTGGAAGTGAAGAATCATCTGGAGAGAGTTTGCTTTTTCAATTTGATCATCACTGTCATGATTCT TTATGATGGCCATGATGTTCAAGGGACAAATTTTAGTCCATGGATCATGCATTTTCATGTGAGCAAG GATAAGATGTTGAGGAGAAGATTAAATGTGCAACTTGTCAAAAATGAACTCATAAAACATTACAATTGTATGAGGGAAAGGATGAATCCAATGCTTCCTAGATTATGTTTTGTAAGCAA GAATTGTTCATCAGCTTATAAGTGGAAGGAACATGATGACTCTTTCTGTATGTCAGTTGCAGCTGAAACTTCAGAATCACTAATACAGTTGGATACAATAAGAGATATGGTGATACCACTTCTACTTGAAACACCTATTAAAG GTTTTTGGGCTTCTGAGAAGGTGGAAATACTGTGTGAAAGCCTTCCAGGTTCTGGTTCTGAACTTTTTCTAAGAGTTACAATGTCTAAAAAATGTTTACCTGGAAGTTTTTGGAGTAACCTTCAAGATGCCTGTATACCAATAATGGACCTGATTGACTGGCAACGCAGTCATCCTGACAATGTTTATAATATTTCTGGCACATATGGAATAGATGCTGCATGGAAGTACTTTGTAAAA TCCTTGAAGTCAGTAACAGCTGATATAGGGAGGGACATACATAAAAGACACTTATTTATGGCTGCAGATTGCCTTTCAGTGACTGGGGAGTTTCATGGATTAAGCACAAAAGGTCTAAGACAGCAAAGAAACGATATGTCAATCTCATCTCCATTCGCTCAAGCATGCCTATCT TGGCTTGGGGTAAGGAGGCTCCAAGTGGAACTGGTGGACCTTTTGAAATTGTTTACTCAGGAAAG gttCATAACCTAA
- the LOC103993205 gene encoding DNA-directed RNA polymerase IV subunit 1 isoform X1 — protein MDVDLIMEQAIPSGRLSGIIFDLMTDADIEKICNVNIVEANEVTSAKLGLPNASSQCATCGSRNIRDCDGHSGFVKLPKTIYHPFFVTEVVHILNQICPGCKTVKKDLKMKGSVILEASEKAIGEGIYILEAFGKNLTVLQRRLLKLCRSKLLLPTRSILARNTKVRFINLKKILKTRKNWVSKDSQVSCKYCARKANGWYPPVKFKISSKDILGRRSLSIIAEVNEKLPKKFHSQSLSEVLPEDYWNFIPKVSLLQGAKPSKIDLTPHQVFCLLSELDPEFIQQFVSRRELLFLSYLPITPNCQRVVETSHVFADGPKLSFDERTRAYKRLADVSKKIGEFRHHQQFGPLATSYTMSRVLDCFNASKLHASSSSRGDSTSGIRWLKDVVLSKRTDNVFRMTMVGDPKIKLQEIGIPFDISESLIVAEQVNSYNLEKLNMSCNLHLLRKEGLNTRSKGQLTSLHKTNQLQVGDIVSRPLENGDIILVNRPPSVHQHSLIALSVMILPIQSVISINPLCCAPLLGDFDGDCLHGYVPQSIGCRVELQELLSLDHQLFNAQDGRSLVSLTHDSLTAAYLLTANREFLNKVDMQQLAMLCPFPMPPPAVVKTPNFQIPLWTGEQLFSMLLPPTMDFGVNSRNMISKGEVMASLGGSFWLQNTTTGLFTTMFKHYGRKALDYLCCSQELLCEYLTLRGLSVSLGDVYLSSDSYSRRKMMDEIYFGLEEAEDACQVMQLMLEPEMEILRNQNKDEDTLDCISQYKIASERTCVSQVSIAAFKNVYHDLLSQIYQFINKDNSMLEMIDAGSKGSLVKLIQQGACLGLQLFAHPLPFTVPSKLNCCMWNNLKALDGGISDAAKSSCGQSSYAVIGASFLDGLNPLECFVHAICGRANLFTENAELPGTLTRKLMFYMRDLYLAYDGTVRSAYGQQIVEFSYSILEDSTEGGESCVAYDGKDAEYTGLGGEPVGSWAACSISEAAYGSLEFPMNSLEYSPLMKLKMVLDCCKSNASTNHTALLFLSKRLHGWRYGCEYGALEVKNHLERVCFFNLIITVMILYDGHDVQGTNFSPWIMHFHVSKDKMLRRRLNVQLVKNELIKHYNCMRERMNPMLPRLCFVSKNCSSAYKWKEHDDSFCMSVAAETSESLIQLDTIRDMVIPLLLETPIKGFWASEKVEILCESLPGSGSELFLRVTMSKKCLPGSFWSNLQDACIPIMDLIDWQRSHPDNVYNISGTYGIDAAWKYFVKSLKSVTADIGRDIHKRHLFMAADCLSVTGEFHGLSTKGLRQQRNDMSISSPFAQACLSNPVNCFVNAAKQGSMDHLSGTLDAVAWGKEAPSGTGGPFEIVYSGKVHNLTRGEGIYKNLHSIKAELQQGDGEVCMAANQTVPAKWKQQPKYSTNFDGAKETIDPQTSDEDHLKERIVSKFRTNNCIGYNKQQQISANDFLAKSHLTFGLRSKFSSESVSSWTDVVDMCSSLRTILYKYPIDGFLDEKDNSSLIEALNYHPKRAAKIGSGIQKIKVGCSPLHPGSRCFVLLRSDGSLEDFSYRKCVVGAAKLISPEFGSIVHKKIFHSR, from the exons ATGGATGTGGACCTGATTATGGAGCAGGCAATTCCTTCAGGACGTTTAAGTGGCATTATCTTTGACTTGATGACTGATGCTGATATA GAAAAAATCTGTAATGTTAACATTGTAGAGGCTAATGAAGTGACTAGTGCTAAGTTAGGCTTGCCAAATGCATCTTCACAGTGTGCAACATGTGGATCCAGAAACATCAGAGATTGTGATG GTCATTCTGGGTTTGTTAAATTGCCAAAAACAATTTATCACCCTTTCTTTGTCACCGAAGTTGTTCATATTTTGAATCAAATCTGCCCTGGATGCAAGACTGTTAAAAAGGATCTAAAGATGAAG GGTTCCGTTATCCTAGAGGCTAGTGAGAAAGCCATTGGAGAAGGTATTTACATTCTAGAGGCTTTTGGAAAGAACCTTACTGTTCTTCAGAGAAGGTTGCTGAAATTGTGCCGATCAAAGCTGTTGCTTCCTACTCGGAGTATTCTGGCTCGTAACACAAAAGTTCGTTTCATTAACTTGAAGAAAATTTTGAAGACCAGAAAG AATTGGGTGTCAAAAGATTCTCAAGTGAGTTGCAAGTACTGTGCT AGGAAAGCAAATGGGTGGTACCCCCCAGTGAAGTTTAAGATCTCATCAAAAGACATTCTAGGTAGGAGAAGCCTTTCAATAATAGCAGAAGTTAATGAAAAGTTGCCAAAGAAGTTTCACAGTCAGAGTCTTAGTGAAGTACTTCCTGAAGATTATTGGAACTTTATACCAAAAGTTTCACTGCTGCAAGGAGCTAAGCCAAGCAAGATTGATCTGACACCACATCAG GTATTTTGCTTGTTAAGTGAGCTTGATCCGGAATTTATTCAGCAGTTTGTTTCAAGGCGTGAGCTACTGTTTCTTTCTTATCTTCCAATTACTCCTAATTGTCAACGAGTGGTGGAGACATCACATGTTTTTGCTGATGGtccaaaattatctttt GATGAACGCACGAGGGCTTATAAAAGGTTAGCAGATGTAAGTAAGAAAATTGGTGAGTTCAGGCATCATCAGCAGTTTGGTCCTCTTGCAACCTCTTATACCATGAGCCGGGTTCTTGACTGCTTTAATGCTTCTAAG CTACATGCTTCTAGTTCTTCAAGGGGAGATTCTACTTCTGGAATAAGATGGCTGAAAGATGTGGTTTTAAGCAAAAGAACAGATAATGTATTCCGCATGACTATGGTTGGTGATCCAAAGATCAAGTTGCAGGAAATTGGTATTCCGTTTGATATATCTGAAAGTTTGATTGTTGCTGAACAAGTTAATTCATACAATTTAGAAAAGTTGAACATGAGTTGCAATCTTCATCTGCTCAGAAAGGAAGGACTTAATACTAGAAGCAAAGGGCAATTAACTTCACTTCATAAAACCAATCAACTTCAAGTTGGTGATATAGTGTCTAGACCTTTGGAGAATGGGGACATTATATTAGTTAACAGGCCTCCATCTGTGCATCAACATTCTCTTATTGCTTTGTCTGTGATGATCCTTCCTATTCAGTCAGTCATTTCAATTAACCCATTATGCTGTGCTCCACTATTAGGTGATTTTGATGGAGACTGTTTACATGGGTATGTGCCACAATCCATTGGCTGTAGAGTAGAGCTTCAAGAGCTGCTTAGTTTAGACCACCAGTTATTTAATGCACAGGATGGTAGAAGCTTAGTTTCACTGACACATGATAGCTTAACTGCTGCATATTTGCTAACAGCAAATCGGGAATTTTTGAACAAAGTTGATATGCAACAGTTAGCTATGCTGTGTCCTTTTCCAATGCCGCCACCTGCAGTTGTTAAGACTCCTAATTTTCAGATTCCTTTATGGACTGGAGAACAACTATTTAGCATGCTTCTTCCTCCAACCATGGATTTTGGTGTAAATTCAAGAAATATGATAAGTAAGGGTGAAGTTATGGCCTCTCTTGGAGGATCTTTTTGGCTACAGAATACTACTACTGGTTTGTTTACTACCATGTTCAAACATTATGGCAGGAAGGCTCTTGATTATCTCTGTTGTTCTCAGGAACTTCTTTGTGAATATTTAACATTGAGAGGTTTAAGTGTTTCCTTAGGTGATGTTTACCTCTCATCAGATTCATATTCCCGACGGAAAATGATGGATGAAATATATTTTGGATTGGAAGAAGCTGAGGATGCCTGCCAGGTTATGCAGCTGATGTTGGAACCTGAGATGGAGATCTTGAGGAATCAGAATAAAGATGAAGATACATTAGATTGTATTAGTCAATACAAGATTGCTTCAGAAAGAACATGTGTAAGCCAGGTTTCTATTGCTGCTTTTAAGAATGTTTACCATGATCTTTTAAGTCAAATATATCAGTTTATTAACAAGGATAATTCAATGTTGGAAATGATTGATGCGGGTAGCAAAGGTAGCTTGGTAAAACTAATTCAACAGGGTGCATGTCTGGGTCTTCAACTGTTTGCACATCCACTGCCTTTTACGGTGCCTAGCAAACTTAATTGCTGTATGTGGAACAATCTGAAGGCATTGGATGGTGGAATATCTGATGCCGCAAAAAGTTCGTGTGGGCAAAGCTCCTATGCTGTTATTGGTGCTTCTTTTCTTGATGGTTTAAATCCATTGGAATGTTTTGTCCATGCAATATGTGGCCGTGCTAATCTCTTCACTGAAAATGCTGAACTTCCTGGAACTTTGACAAGAAAGCTTATGTTTTACATGCGTGATCTATATCTTGCTTATGATGGAACGGTTAGAAGTGCTTATGGTCAACAAATTGTGGAGTTTTCTTATAGCATATTGGAGGATTCAACTGAAGGTGGGGAatcatgtgttgcatatgatggaAAGGATGCTGAATATACTGGATTAGGTGGTGAACCTGTTGGTTCTTGGGCTGCTTGTTCGATTTCAGAAGCAGCATATGGATCTCTCGAGTTTCCAATGAATAGTTTGGAATATTCTCCGCTTATGAAATTAAAG ATGGTGTTGGACTGTTGTAAGTCTAATGCATCTACAAATCACACTGCCTTACTTTTTCTTTCAAAGCGACTGCATGGTTGGAGATACGGTTGCGAGTATGGAGCCTTGGAAGTGAAGAATCATCTGGAGAGAGTTTGCTTTTTCAATTTGATCATCACTGTCATGATTCT TTATGATGGCCATGATGTTCAAGGGACAAATTTTAGTCCATGGATCATGCATTTTCATGTGAGCAAG GATAAGATGTTGAGGAGAAGATTAAATGTGCAACTTGTCAAAAATGAACTCATAAAACATTACAATTGTATGAGGGAAAGGATGAATCCAATGCTTCCTAGATTATGTTTTGTAAGCAA GAATTGTTCATCAGCTTATAAGTGGAAGGAACATGATGACTCTTTCTGTATGTCAGTTGCAGCTGAAACTTCAGAATCACTAATACAGTTGGATACAATAAGAGATATGGTGATACCACTTCTACTTGAAACACCTATTAAAG GTTTTTGGGCTTCTGAGAAGGTGGAAATACTGTGTGAAAGCCTTCCAGGTTCTGGTTCTGAACTTTTTCTAAGAGTTACAATGTCTAAAAAATGTTTACCTGGAAGTTTTTGGAGTAACCTTCAAGATGCCTGTATACCAATAATGGACCTGATTGACTGGCAACGCAGTCATCCTGACAATGTTTATAATATTTCTGGCACATATGGAATAGATGCTGCATGGAAGTACTTTGTAAAA TCCTTGAAGTCAGTAACAGCTGATATAGGGAGGGACATACATAAAAGACACTTATTTATGGCTGCAGATTGCCTTTCAGTGACTGGGGAGTTTCATGGATTAAGCACAAAAGGTCTAAGACAGCAAAGAAACGATATGTCAATCTCATCTCCATTCGCTCAAGCATGCCTATCT AATCCTGTAAATTGCTTTGTAAATGCTGCTAAGCAAGGCTCAATGGATCATCTATCTGGTACACTTGATGCAGTGGCTTGGGGTAAGGAGGCTCCAAGTGGAACTGGTGGACCTTTTGAAATTGTTTACTCAGGAAAG gttCATAACCTAACTAGAGGTGAGGGTATATATAAAAATTTGCACAGCATTAAAGCTGAGTTACAGCAGGGTGATGGTGAAGTTTGCATGGCTGCTAATCAAACTGTCCCTGCCAAGTGGAAGCAGCAACCAAAGTATTCCACCAATTTTGATGGTGCTAAAGAGACAATTGACCCACAGACTTCTGATGAAGATCACCTAAAGGAAAGAATCGTTTCTAAATTTCGTACCAACAACTGTATAGGTTACAACAAGCAACAACAAATTTCAGCCAATGATTTTCTTGCTAAAAGCCACTTAACTTTTGGATTAAGATCAAAATTCTCTTCAGAAAGTGTTAGCTCATGGACTGATGTCGTAGATATGTGCTCTTCATTACGAACAATTCTATACAA